A stretch of DNA from Cryptomeria japonica chromosome 4, Sugi_1.0, whole genome shotgun sequence:
GCCTATAATCTCTGCCAACATTCCGAAAACTAAGAAACCTTTAAGGTTGACCATAACCTACCAAAAGAATTATCAAACAGTAAATGACAAACCATAATGCAGTAACTACGAAAGAGAGACTTACCAGTTACTGAAGATGCAGTTGTTGTTGCAGATGTCTCTGAAGACGATAAGGTAAAACGGGGATATGCAGCGGAATTGGTAGTGGAAGTTGGTCCTGATGAAAATGATATCCCAGATGATCGTACGGTTGCAGCCGCAGATGTAGTGGTCTGTGCTAGCGCAGTTCCTTCACCAGATAAAGGAATTGTAATTGTAGGTGCAGTGGTGGTTGATGAACACGAAGCAACAGTGCAAAACGCATTTGATGGTTGAGATGCAGAGGAGGATTGAGTTGCTGAGGAAGTGGGCGGATTTCCCACCTGAGTGTTGGAAGGCGTGGGTGGAGTAAATGCTATGCCCGGAGTGCGGAAAGACAAATCCACATCCAGCGCAGAAGATTGCGAAGGGATTGCAAAGAATGGCGTAGGTGGACAAACCGTAGGGACGTCGAAGAGAGCCGTAGGCGGGTACGCCGTAGTGCCGACGAAAAGAGGCGCAGGCGCGTAAGTCGCAATGCCGGGGAAGGATGGTGCAGGCGCGTAACCCGCAGTGGCACCAGAGAAAAGCGTAGGCGCGTAAACCGCATTGGCGATGAAGGGGGTACCAGGGGCGTAAGTCGCAGTTACGCCGGGGAGTGGCGTAGGTGCATCAGCCCCAGTGACTGATACGGGGAATTCAAATCCTCTGCTCGCCATGGCTAAAGTTCAAGTAATGCCGAGAAAGGATTAAAATTGAAAACTGAAGCCTTGGACCCTAGGGTTTTGTAAaataaacaatctattgttcctgTAAGCATTCTACCTGATTTGGTTTGTTAAAGCATTCTCCACTGGGATTTATATCATAGGACACCAGTTGGGTTGGGTAGGATTGGCCGACCATATAGTAATAgaggatttattattttattttaaaaaaatctttaagaTTTCAAGCGGAAACAAATTAACCTTAATTCACAACGTAGGGCTAGTGTATATTTGTgctaattatttattataattttgcagtattgttagttgaaaattatattattttaattatatttgtgtcttataaattataatttataagtattttatttgaagaaaatgatatttagttatgaaatattaattataattctaAGTTTAATAATATAGTATTAATAATTACTTAGGTTATTTAGTGTGGCtattgtttattaaatttaattatttctcaTCGTTATCATATCTATGGCTTCTAGAATGATACTTTGCGGGAAGGCAATTAGTTCTTCAAGTCTTATAATTGACAATATATAGAGTAGGGTTTCtgttataaaatatataaaatgtgaGTTTGTTTTTTAATATGCAAAGTAGTTTTATTATGTTATCTTGCTTTTGTATGAGAGCATGGAGGCAAAACAAAGCATTTGGTATTTCATTTATTGTGAAAGATACTAAACTTGCATTTTGACGAAAATCTTACATACTAGTTGAATCATCTTGTCCCCAATTTTGCAACACTTGATATAAATTTAATTGTGGTTCATATATTGTAGAGAGCTAAAACATAATATAGAATATTGTATAATAGATGAAATTTAATGTTCATGGGATTTTGGGATTTTAAAAAGAAATGGATGAGGTGTCATTAGCCAATAGATTATTTACTCTTATGAATAAATAAAAGTGTActtcaattttttataatttttaataaaaatgttTGTAATAGTTACTCTTACATATAACTATTAGTCAACGGACAAATAAATCATAATACAGAATATAGTATAATAGATGAAATTTAATGTTCACAAGATATCGGGATTTAAAAAATAATGGATCAATAGGACAATATTTGGGTATGCttagtttttatttcttttcttgagATATGTATTTTAACAAAATTTCCATAAATAATCTACATCAATGGGGTAGCTTCCATAATATaaagatataaataaatataaaatgtatGCCCTAGCCATAAGGGGTGCAACAAGGCAACACAAAGGTGTGCTATCAAAAATTAAACTTACATATCATACAAAATATTTTAGAAACAATTTTTTGTGCACAAAAGAAGAACCTCTCATGGATAAAATTTAGCTTTagccttttttttcctttttgaaagATGACATTAGTAGAATTTGGTGTAATCTTGAAGGAGACCCTTTCCTCCTAACCTATATCCATGTATGCTTAGATTTGGAGGAGACAACTAAATTTTGATCCACCTCATTTAGGGGGGATTTCTCCTCATATCCTCTAAACAAAGTCAATCAACATTTGATCATCACCCTTCCTAAATGTCCCTTTAAGTAGTGATTCTTTTAAACTAGCAACAACAAATGTTGGTAGGATGTGGTTGCTTCTCCTTGAGCAAAGATTGGATATCTATATAAGAACAATGTAATATGCATCTCAAGTAAAAACCCTTGCACCTTTCACATGTTGTTTATTTGGGGAGAGAAATAGAAGTTCCAAGTGAACAAGTTGGAAAAGGGAGCTAGAAGAGCTTGAAACCATCTTAGGGTAAACTAGATAATGGTTAGATTTGGCATCGATGTGCCACATGGGAGTCTTGTGAGGTACCTAAATAGAAAATTTTAACTATTGACATAGTGATGTATGATGAGTCAAGTAAAAAACACCTCCTACATTTTAAAGAATTCCTTTCATAATCTACATATTTCGACTAGAGTCTCTTGCCAACTTTCATTGAGATATCAACTAGGAGGCCCATGGACAAATCCATCTCTACAGAAACTCAAGCACATGTGGTAATTGCGTAATTTATTTGTTCTTTTACAAAACATGTAAACTTATGCAAACCATTTCCAATCATTCTCAAATAGttcaaatccaaaaaattgaaaggGAAATATTTTGATATTGATCTGATTTCTTTCACTAATGGTGTTTGTCAAGGTTGTGTGCTTGGTAAGAATATCAAGGATTCTTTTACTTTGAGTAGATCCCACCATGATATAGTAAATTGGACCTAGTTCATAGTGACTTCATGTTCTTTCTCACTGCATTTTTTTGGGGGGCAAAATATATGCATGCACCGAATGATGAATTCTCTAGGCGTACATGGGCCTAATTTCTAAAGTAAAAGAGTGATGTCTTTAATTTAATTAGGATGTATAAAGAGTTTGTAGAGAAGTATTATGGTCTTTCTATTAGGCATATATGCACAAATAGTGGCAAGGAGTATGTCAATCTGAAATTGCAAGACTTTTGTTTTCATCATGGCATCCTTTTTGGCTACTCTTCTAGGGAGAATTTTAACTACTAAAATGGTTTAGGAGAAGAGCTTTTGAAGGTCCATCTAAATATGTTTTGTTAAAATTTATCCTCGTTCAATTATACTAGAATAGATTATGTTTACCAAAAGAAGCAAcattctcttgggcttctcttcaaggGAGAATTTTAACTGCTCAATGGTTTACGAGAATAGGCTTTCAAGGTTCATCTATATGTGTTTTATGTGAACACCATGATGAGTAATTCAATCATATCGTTTTAGGATGTCTCTTTTCCCAAACATAGTAGAGATGGTTGTGTTTCGAACTAGGATGAATCACTTCTCTTCCTAATGACATCCTTAACCTTTTTAAAAGTTGGCC
This window harbors:
- the LOC131874844 gene encoding uncharacterized protein LOC131874844, whose protein sequence is MASRGFEFPVSVTGADAPTPLPGVTATYAPGTPFIANAVYAPTLFSGATAGYAPAPSFPGIATYAPAPLFVGTTAYPPTALFDVPTVCPPTPFFAIPSQSSALDVDLSFRTPGIAFTPPTPSNTQVGNPPTSSATQSSSASQPSNAFCTVASCSSTTTAPTITIPLSGEGTALAQTTTSAAATVRSSGISFSSGPTSTTNSAAYPRFTLSSSETSATTTASSVTANTRECDRPMEDIYAAMVEMDQLYGRLARAEFVRGVALIERDQAQAERNSLQIQPDQARERETQMQIKIDALKAEQDRVLGEFETLHQIEMQQLFAKIDALKEEQDLMQQLCAKIDGLKTEQDRFRGELEELRQMRISDIQVPQRMDALTMENGSVRGTRESRRASIGIRFVIASKS